Proteins encoded by one window of Gloeocapsa sp. DLM2.Bin57:
- a CDS encoding signal recognition particle protein codes for MFDALAERLEESWKKLRGQNKISQANIQEALRDVKRALIAADVNIEVVKTFISEVENNALGAEVISGVNPGEQFVKIVYDELVKVMGESNVPLASNTQPPTVILMAGLQGAGKTTATAKLALYLQKQKRSCLMVATDIYRPAAIDQLITLGKQIDIPVFELGTEVNPVDIARQGVAKAKEMGVDTVIIDTAGRLQIDSDMMTELSQIKQTVNPDDTLLVVDAMIGQEAANLTRTFHEEIGITGAILTKLDGDSRGGAALSVRQISGQPIKFIGVGEKVEALEPFYPDRLASRILNMGDILTLVEKAQEELDISDLEKMQSKIVEARFDFNDFLKQMRLLKNMGSLGGVLKLIPGMNKLSSNDLAKGESQLKQTEAMINSMTKEERSNPDLLAKSPSRRRRIAKGSGFAERDISKLVTDFTRMRSMMQQMSTGGMPALPGMGGMGGLFGGGNLPQAPNQGKKPKKPKKKKKGFGDL; via the coding sequence ACGAGATGTTAAAAGAGCTTTAATTGCAGCTGATGTCAATATAGAAGTAGTCAAAACTTTTATCAGTGAAGTAGAAAATAATGCTTTAGGTGCAGAAGTAATCTCAGGAGTAAATCCAGGAGAACAATTTGTCAAAATAGTCTATGACGAATTAGTCAAAGTCATGGGAGAAAGTAACGTTCCCCTGGCTAGTAATACTCAACCACCTACGGTAATTCTGATGGCAGGTTTACAAGGTGCGGGTAAAACCACCGCTACAGCTAAACTCGCCCTCTATCTCCAGAAACAAAAACGTAGTTGTCTGATGGTAGCTACAGATATTTATCGTCCCGCGGCGATCGACCAATTAATTACCCTAGGTAAACAGATTGATATACCAGTTTTTGAACTAGGTACAGAGGTTAATCCCGTAGATATTGCTCGTCAAGGTGTCGCCAAAGCCAAAGAAATGGGGGTCGATACTGTAATTATAGATACAGCGGGAAGATTACAGATTGACTCAGACATGATGACAGAATTGAGTCAAATCAAACAAACGGTCAACCCTGATGATACCCTCCTAGTGGTAGATGCGATGATTGGTCAAGAAGCGGCTAATCTAACTCGCACCTTTCACGAAGAAATAGGCATTACAGGAGCTATTTTAACTAAACTCGACGGTGATAGTCGCGGTGGGGCTGCTTTATCCGTACGTCAAATCTCAGGTCAACCCATCAAATTTATTGGGGTTGGAGAAAAAGTCGAAGCCCTAGAGCCATTTTACCCCGATCGCCTCGCTTCTCGTATCCTCAATATGGGGGATATTCTCACCTTAGTAGAAAAAGCTCAAGAAGAATTAGATATCTCTGATCTCGAAAAGATGCAATCGAAAATTGTCGAGGCGAGATTCGATTTTAACGACTTTCTCAAACAGATGCGCCTCTTAAAAAATATGGGTTCTCTCGGTGGAGTACTTAAATTAATCCCCGGGATGAATAAACTCAGTAGTAATGACCTCGCTAAAGGAGAATCACAACTCAAACAAACCGAAGCGATGATTAATTCGATGACGAAAGAAGAACGCAGTAATCCCGATTTACTCGCTAAATCTCCTAGTCGTCGTCGTCGTATCGCTAAAGGTTCAGGATTCGCAGAAAGAGACATCAGTAAACTAGTTACTGACTTTACCAGAATGCGCTCTATGATGCAACAAATGAGCACAGGTGGAATGCCAGCTTTACCTGGTATGGGGGGTATGGGTGGACTCTTTGGGGGTGGGAATCTCCCTCAAGCACCTAACCAAGGTAAGAAACCGAAAAAACCGAAGAAAAAGAAAAAAGGTTTCGGGGATTTGTAA
- a CDS encoding DUF3122 domain-containing protein — MKQLFLAFLLSVMIFLGINLSYAQPAEALLRQIEETPGQVLSQSRNSLKDSTGNAWQVVLFKRVKTGETETLHLRLVGFPDKTSFLHPQDLNITTSTGEVLTAKDILANKSPAANVGEYEFQEILSNLPESDSLELSLPLEKPVTISIPFPVVLEWLTLTE, encoded by the coding sequence ATGAAACAGTTATTTTTAGCTTTTCTATTAAGTGTAATGATTTTTTTAGGGATTAACCTAAGTTATGCTCAACCTGCTGAGGCTTTACTACGACAGATAGAAGAAACTCCAGGACAAGTCTTGTCTCAAAGTCGTAATAGTCTCAAGGATAGTACAGGTAATGCTTGGCAAGTAGTATTATTTAAACGAGTTAAAACAGGAGAAACAGAAACCCTTCACCTACGTTTAGTTGGTTTTCCCGACAAAACTAGTTTTCTCCATCCCCAAGATTTAAACATAACTACCTCCACAGGAGAAGTATTGACAGCTAAGGATATCCTAGCTAATAAATCTCCCGCAGCTAACGTAGGTGAATATGAGTTTCAAGAGATTTTATCTAACTTACCTGAGTCGGATTCTCTAGAGTTGAGTTTACCCCTAGAAAAACCCGTTACTATCTCTATACCCTTTCCCGTGGTGTTAGAATGGCTTACCCTTACTGAATAG
- a CDS encoding sulfite exporter TauE/SafE family protein, with protein sequence MTWIIGHLIAICIGISLGLIGGGGSVLALPTLVYLMKVPPKEAIVLTLVAVGSVSLLGAIPHWKLGNVKLKTAGIFGFSTMIGAYTGARLATLPMVTETMQMLLFAFMMLIAAVLMIIKSNKRHQVKEDELDLYPKPVCRYCWLWLVTEGIGVGILTGLVGVGGGFAIVPALVLLAKLPMKQAIGTSLLIIFMNSVAGFWGYFGRVAIDWNLLLSFTIAASLGILAGAYLVKFVQAKHLQKAFGYFLLVTAMFVLWQNREGYKPAEEARIMETNRIAKLY encoded by the coding sequence ATTACCTGGATTATTGGTCATCTGATTGCTATCTGTATTGGTATTAGCCTAGGTTTAATTGGGGGAGGAGGTTCGGTTTTAGCTTTACCTACTCTAGTTTATTTAATGAAAGTACCCCCAAAAGAAGCGATTGTGTTAACCTTAGTAGCTGTAGGTTCAGTTAGTTTACTAGGAGCAATTCCTCACTGGAAATTAGGCAACGTCAAGTTAAAAACAGCGGGTATTTTTGGCTTTTCTACCATGATTGGGGCTTATACAGGTGCTCGTTTAGCTACCCTTCCCATGGTTACAGAAACAATGCAGATGTTGCTATTTGCGTTCATGATGCTGATAGCTGCTGTGTTGATGATTATTAAAAGTAATAAACGTCATCAAGTTAAAGAAGATGAACTAGATTTATATCCAAAGCCAGTATGTCGCTATTGTTGGTTATGGTTAGTAACCGAAGGAATAGGAGTAGGAATACTTACAGGTTTAGTGGGAGTAGGGGGAGGATTTGCGATCGTTCCTGCTTTAGTTTTACTAGCTAAGTTACCGATGAAACAGGCGATCGGCACATCTTTACTGATTATTTTTATGAACTCTGTAGCTGGATTTTGGGGGTATTTTGGTCGAGTAGCGATCGACTGGAATTTGTTATTATCTTTTACGATCGCTGCCAGTTTAGGAATTTTAGCGGGAGCATATTTAGTCAAGTTTGTGCAAGCTAAACATCTCCAAAAGGCTTTTGGTTACTTTCTCTTAGTTACAGCTATGTTTGTGCTCTGGCAAAATCGCGAAGGTTATAAACCTGCAGAAGAAGCTAGGATAATGGAAACAAACAGAATAGCTAAATTGTACTAA